The Eleutherodactylus coqui strain aEleCoq1 chromosome 6, aEleCoq1.hap1, whole genome shotgun sequence genome window below encodes:
- the LOC136571730 gene encoding ATP-sensitive inward rectifier potassium channel 11-like translates to MLARKGLIHDDYLITRLAEDKANQLQYKTQTRKARFVSKNGACNVAHKNIREQGRFLQDVFTTMVDLKWQHSLFIFTMTFICSWMLFAMAWWLIAFAHGDLDPKRSSSIPCVTNIQSFTSAFLFSIEVQVTIGFGGRMVTEQCPLAITVLIIQNISGLIINAVMLGCIFMKTAQANRRAETLIFSKHAVIACRNGKYHFMFRVGDLRKSMIISASIQMQVVKKTTTEEGEVIPISQVDIQVENPVGTNSIFLVSPLIISHTIDEKSPFFHFSAFDLGDQDLEVVAILEGVVETTGITTQARTSYLPEEILWGHRFVPIVTEEEGRYSVDYSKFGNTVKVRGPLCSAKDLMEVLSRKEAYSVTSSALHHEIMGG, encoded by the exons ATGCTAGCTCGGAAGGGGCTGATCCACGATGATTACTTGATAACTCGACTTGCAGAAGATAAAGCTAATCAACTTCAATACAAGACTCAAACCAGAAAAGCACGCTTTGTATCTAAAAATGGTGCCTGCAATGTGGCCCATAAGAATATTCGAGAGCAAGGACGTTTCCTGCAGGATGTGTTCACCACCATGGTGGACCTGAAGTGGCAGCATAGCTTATTTATCTTCACAATGACATTTATCTGCAGCTGGATGCTGTTTGCTATGGCCTGGTGGCTTATTGCCTTTGCACATGGAGATCTAGACCCAAAACGCAGCTCCTCTATACCATGTGTCACTAACATCCAGTCTTTCACCTCAGCCTTTCTCTTCTCCATTGAGGTCCAAGTGACCATTGGCTTTGGAGGTCGTATGGTTACAGAGCAATGCCCACTTGCCATAACGGTCCTCATTATCCAGAACATATCTGGATTAATCATCAATGCTGTAATGCTGGGATGCATCTTCATGAAGACTGCCCAAGCAAACCGCAGAGCAGAGACCCTTATCTTCAGTAAGCATGCTGTCATTGCCTGCCGGAATGGTAAATATCACTTTATGTTCCGAGTAGGTGACCTACGCAAGAGTATGATTATCAGTGCTTCAATTCAAATGCAAGTAGTCAAGAAGACCACAACAGAGGAGGGAGAAGTCATTCCAATTTCCCAGGTAGATATCCAGGTGGAGAACCCAGTGGGGACAAATTCCATCTTCTTAGTGTCCCCTCTTATTATAAGCCATACAATTGATGAGAAAAgtcctttttttcatttctctgccTTTGACCTCGGCGACCAAGATCTGGAGGTAGTAGCCATACTTGAAGGGGTAGTAGAGACAACTGGGATAACTACTCAGGCAAGAACATCCTATTTGCCTGAAGAAATCCTCTGGGGCCATCGTTTTGTCCCAATTGTGACAGAGGAAGAAGGTCGCTATTCTGTGGACTACTCCAAATTTGGAAACACAGTTAAAGTACGTGGACCTCTCTGCAGCGCCAAAGACTTGATGGAAG TGTTATCAAGGAAGGAAGCTTACTCCGTGACGTCATCAGCCCTCCACCATGAAATCATGGgtggctga